The genomic interval TTTAGAGCCAATTAAACAATCTGCACAAAAAATAGCACAACTTACACATTCTCTTCTTGCCCTTAAAATTGATTTGAAATTTTTTGATATTGGTGGGGGTATAGGGATTCGCTATACTGATGAATCCCTTATTAATCCATATGATTATGCTCAAGCTATTTTGGAAGCATTGTATGGGCTTGATTTAACAATTATATGTGAGCCCGGACGATTTCTTGTAGGGGAGAGTGGCGTTTTGCTTACGCGTGTGCTCTATGAAAAGCATAATGGACATAAACGTTTTGTAATTGTAGATGCAGCGATGAATGATTTAATGCGCCCTGCACTTTATCGTGCTACGCATCAAGTGGAATATTTTTTAAAAGATAAAAGAGTAGATTCTTCTTTAGAGTCTAGCCTATGCGATATTGTAGGACCTATTTGTGAGAGCAGCGATTATTTGGCGAAAAATATTAAACTTCCACCACTTCAGGCAGGAGATGTGCTCGTGCTTAAAAATGCTGGAGCGTATGGTTATAGTATGGCAAGTAATTATAATACGCGTCCTCGTCCTGCAGAAGTAGCTCTTATGCAAGGCAATGCACGGCTTATTAAACATAGAGAATCTTTTGAGAAAATGATAGAAGATGAGGAGAGATTGCTTGAAGATACTTTAGAAATGCCTCTTCAATCAGAAGATGGAGAGAATCCCTAAAACAAGATAAGGACATATTATGCCTCAAATACCACAAGATACGATACTCCAAACTCTCCGTAATGAGATTGATAGCATTGATTCGGAGATTTTTGATGCTTTGCAAAAGCGTATGGCGCTTGTAGCACAAGTAGGAGCACATAAGACCAAGCAAGGCGGAGCAATTTATCGCCCAGAGCGAGAGAGGGAAATTATTGAACGTTTGAGTCAAAGAGAAAGTAAATATTTAAATGAACGTGCCATTGAGGCAATTTATCAAGAAATTTTTGCTATTTCGCGCAATTTGGAGTTACCTGAAAAAGTGGCATTTTTAGGACCTGTAGGGAGTTATACGCATCAGGCGGCAGAAGAACGATTTGGCGCAATGAGCAAGTATATACCACTTAATACTATCAGTGCAGTTTTTGAATCTCTTGCTTATAAACGTGTAAAATATGGCGTAATACCACTTGAGAATAATACAAATGGTATGGTAGGTGAGAGTATTGACTTTTTAGCATATTATGATTTTAAAATTATTGCAGAAATCATTTTGCCTATTCATCATAGTTTTTTGAGTAGCTGTGAGCATTTGAGCGAAGTGAAAAAGATTTTTTCTAAAGATATTGCATTTGGGCAATGTCAAAAATTTCTTCACGCACATAATCTTCATCATATTGAACAGATTCCTACAGATTCAACAGCACGTGCTGTGCAACTTGCTGCTAGTAACCCGCAAAGTGCGGCTATTGGCTCTAAAATTGCAGGAAAGCTTTATAATTTGCCATTGATGTTTGAACATATTGAGGATTCCCAAAATAATAAAACTCGTTTTGTGATAGTGAGTGA from Helicobacter hepaticus ATCC 51449 carries:
- the lysA gene encoding diaminopimelate decarboxylase — translated: MEQTHYFALADTYQTPLYVYDLERITQAFCAIKDAFKARKSLICYALKANSNLSIIHHLAQLGSGADCVSIGEVRRALRAGIPKYKIIFSGVGKQDNEIEEALQSDILFLNVESEEELLRIESIAKKLDKIARISVRVNPNIDAKTHPYISTGLNENKFGVDIEQAKSMYIFAKNAQFLEPIGIHFHIGSQITDLEPIKQSAQKIAQLTHSLLALKIDLKFFDIGGGIGIRYTDESLINPYDYAQAILEALYGLDLTIICEPGRFLVGESGVLLTRVLYEKHNGHKRFVIVDAAMNDLMRPALYRATHQVEYFLKDKRVDSSLESSLCDIVGPICESSDYLAKNIKLPPLQAGDVLVLKNAGAYGYSMASNYNTRPRPAEVALMQGNARLIKHRESFEKMIEDEERLLEDTLEMPLQSEDGENP
- the pheA gene encoding chorismate mutase; this translates as MPQIPQDTILQTLRNEIDSIDSEIFDALQKRMALVAQVGAHKTKQGGAIYRPEREREIIERLSQRESKYLNERAIEAIYQEIFAISRNLELPEKVAFLGPVGSYTHQAAEERFGAMSKYIPLNTISAVFESLAYKRVKYGVIPLENNTNGMVGESIDFLAYYDFKIIAEIILPIHHSFLSSCEHLSEVKKIFSKDIAFGQCQKFLHAHNLHHIEQIPTDSTARAVQLAASNPQSAAIGSKIAGKLYNLPLMFEHIEDSQNNKTRFVIVSDFANAPSGKDKTSLFVNLKNDDQVGTLFRLLGDFEKEGINLTKIDSRPIRSNESFKTGFFIDCEGHYLDKPLQRLFAKRSDEIKWLGSYIFTDIKK